One region of Miscanthus floridulus cultivar M001 chromosome 19, ASM1932011v1, whole genome shotgun sequence genomic DNA includes:
- the LOC136527564 gene encoding ethylene-responsive transcription factor RAP2-13-like — translation MADIDLYTNQLSSSSSSSDQELMKALEPFIRSAASPTSSTSTATSPFSYSYSYPYCSALPQDSYFLPATSSYTALPPPPPAPTATSFSQLPPLPQSSSSYASPAASYPTSSADAASGLAALNHLGPAQIHQIQAQLLAQHQQQQRGLLAAAFLGPRAQPMKHAGAPPESKLFRGVRQRHWGKWVAEIRLPRNRTRLWLGTFDSADDAALAYDKAAFRLRGDAARLNFPSLRRGGAHLAGPLDASVDAKLTAICQSLTTAKPASSKAAAASTTAAAPPDSPKASASTTTTEGDESVHSAGSPPSSLPPFPQQQQHPEMASLDFTEAPWDESASLHLNKYPSWEIDWDSILS, via the coding sequence ATGGCAGACATAGATTTGTACACAAACCAGCTGagctcctcgtcgtcgtcctcggacCAGGagctcatgaaagcactcgaacCTTTTATCCGGAGTGCTGCTTcacccacctcctccacctccaccgccacctctcccttctcctattcCTATTCCTACCCCTACTGCTCTGCTCTGCCTCAAGATTCGTACTTCCTCCCCGCCACATCCTCTTACACCGCGCTCCCGCCACCACCTCCTGCTCCCACCGCCACCTCCTTCTCGCAGCTCCCGCCTCTGCCGCAGTCCTCCTCGTCGTACGCCTCTCCGGCGGCGTCGTACCCGACGTCGTCGGCGGACGCCGCGTCGGGGCTGGCGGCGCTGAACCACCTGGGCCCGGCGCAAATCCACCAGATCCAGGCGCAGCTCTTGGcgcagcatcagcagcagcagaggGGCTTGCTGGCGGCGGCGTTCCTCGGCCCGCGGGCGCAGCCCATGAAGCACGCCGGGGCGCCGCCGGAGTCGAAGCTGTTCCGCGGCGTTCGGCAGCGGCACTGGGGCAAGTGGGTGGCGGAGATACGCCTGCCCAGGAACCGGACGCGGCTGTGGCTCGGCACCTTCGACTCCGCCGACGACGCGGCGCTCGCCTACGACAAGGCGGCCttccgcctccgcggcgacgcgGCGCGCCTCAACTTCCCGTCACTCCGCCGGGGCGGCGCGCACCTCGCGGGCCCGCTGGACGCCTCCGTCGACGCCAAGCTCACCGCCATCTGCCAGAGCCTCACCACCGCCAAGCCCGCGTCCTCcaaggccgccgccgccagcaccaCCGCCGCTGCTCCCCCGGACTCGCCCAAGGCCTCGGCGTCCACGACCACGACGGAGGGCGACGAGTCGGTACACTCCGCCGGCtcgcctccttcctccctcccgccgttcccgcagcagcagcagcatcccgAGATGGCGAGCCTGGACTTCACGGAGGCGCCGTGGGACGAGTCCGCCTCCCTGCACCTCAACAAGTACCCGTCCTGGGAGATCGACTGGGACTCCATCCTCTCGTGA